In Magallana gigas chromosome 1, xbMagGiga1.1, whole genome shotgun sequence, the sequence gaactcacgacctctagaacctatacgcttctggcaTTGAGCGGCCACTGTTCTAACCACTTTAATCcaagtaaatattaattatttttaaaataattataaaattaatattttttatcggaactctttattacgaggagatacaaaaaagatgctcgaggatcgtgtcgtctgaccttaatatgTAGGGCGTAACACATTTTGTTTCTCTTTACCTTCATCACAAACTATGCCCGTCCATCCGGCGTCACATGTACAGTTGAATGAGCCGGGTGTGTTTGTGCAGTTGGCTCCATTGAAGCAAGGATCATGCTGGCACTCATTAACATCttgcatgaaatatttaaatgattacAATGATTTAATCAACTGCTAATTTTCTTAATGGGAACGTGGATGTTTGCTACATGCGTTTACACGACAGCCGATGCCAAACTTTGCCGTTAAGTATAACATGACATACTACATCTGGAGTATCGATTTTTGTCTTATTTAACCTTTTTTGGTTACGCTGATAATATTTTGCACCTCAAGTTTCAAACGGATGGACGAGAAATGAAAATCGATCTTAAAAACAACCaacaatctttttttcatttgataatcaTGTTGAACAATAAATAATTCAGTATCAAAAAAAGCAAAAGCTATTTTGATGGTTTATACGTCgccttaaattaaaaattaacacaTACTGTATACAAGGAAATGTTCGCCTCAGTTTCATTTTGTCCCTTTcccgccctcgttgtcagcggctGAATTCAAGACTTGGCGAATTccattatttcaaattatttcgcTTTAATCAACTATGTCTGGGCGATTTCAAGACATGGCGTACAGTTTGCAAGTAAAAATGGTGGAACACTATGCGAAAATTCCCGGTATACAGTAACAGTATTACTCAATGAACCCAATTTACTAATACGATATGTATAAAAGTAGTAAGACTGATATACTTGATAGATCTACAGGCGAAAACACAACAATAGCCATTCAAAGAAACAAGAGGGTACATACATATTAAATCATAACAAATGTATATCGAGAAACTCTAATATCACATTTTGTTTAGAGTTATGCTTGCATTGTCAAGATatctataaagaaaaaaatacgaggttgaaaaatattccaaaaataaATCGATTAGCTTAGTTAAGGAACATTCTTTTGCTTGCAAAATTCATAATGATTTGTCTACGTATGAAAGTCTACGAGTGcatgttaacatttttgtagTGTAGTGAAAACTTTATCAGTAAATAACTTTgcagaaaaaagatattgaatattACTACCACATTAACAGCCCtcccttttttctttttcttttttttttttttacagaaaagacCCTTTTCGTATATTATCGACATTTTTATATTCGGTCATAATTGATTTACAGTTTAAAATTGAGTAGAAAATAATTTgcgttttttttccttttcttaatCAAAACAtagtaaaatgtacatatttcataattttttgttaaggaaaaaaaaataattatcaatcaTTTACAGAAgacatttgtattttaaaagacGCATAAGCAAAGTTCACACAGAGGCTAATCATCTTCCgtttttaatagaaattatTAGGTATTTTcgattatttgaatttaaaaaaaaaaacgacgaCAATGGGAGACTCAATGTTAAAATGAACTAACGTGTGCTTGgtgattttttctttgttcataAAGTTCTCAAGTTAAATGCAGACCGGAGAAGGtttgataatgattttaatGCAGAACTAAACATCTTgggaaaacaaagaaaagaaattgtaaaaaagtacagaaaataaaaatgttgaaatatatgattaatataaagatattgattttttcaatgGTTTACGTCTatcattattaacaaaaattagccctttaaaaatgctataCACGCTTTAGTGGGTTGTGTTTGTACAGTTGTACGTGTTTTATTTCATGTTCATTGGAACATTTCAATTGTCAATCATTTTATTTGCTTAATATAACTATTTACAAACATTGTGTTTAATAACACTTTCACTGCGTTATTCTTAACTGTTGGCATTGCTGGTGCCCTGAATGTGGCTCAGTACTCTTGGTAtcgaaaaatattaataaaccaGTTTTATTTTACTTGCTGCATTATTGGAAATcttggttttattttacatgcatttaatacACCATCTGTTTTTCAAAACTAAAGCATGAATAATTTACCTGCTCACACATCATATTAGCATATTTGCATGAATAATTTACCTGCTCACATATCATATTAGCATATATGGGCGCGCTTGATTTTACTAAAAGGTGTACACCGTGTACACTTTTGTAAATCAAGTGCAAAGGTGTAGCGTTTAGGTGTACAGCGGGTATACACTTTTCTACACCGAGTCTGGGGCATGTGTTGTTGGGTGTAGCACTGAAACCAATATGGCGGACGAATGTTATGATGGAAACttggaaaatgattttaagtaatGTAACGGATTAGACGTTGCATAAAAGTTGTCGTTTGTATGAAAGccaataaattttaaatgtgtatttattttattgcatttatatcaCCAAAAACaacgaactgttgcacaacagcAGATTCTTTGTTAAAACTGCGCCCTTTTCCGTCATTTTCATTCTTAACTTCCCTACACCATGTACACTACACCATTGAAGTGGATTTGATATACAATACAACATTTTTACACCGGTGTATACCGGTGTACACCAAGTGAAGCTTAATCAAGCGCGCCCATATTCACCTGTACAGACAATGTCGTATTTCCACTCCCCGTTTGACTGACAGATCAGCCATCCTGAACCAGACTGGGTGTATCCGTCAGCACACGAGGCGTGTATCCTCCTGTGTATACCAATTGCGTCCTCACGTCGTGTTGTATTCAGATCTATTCCATTTTGATCGGGTATTCCACAATCTAATAAATAAAGGAACATACACTAAATTTAATACCTAGGATAAGAGGCTAAATTTTACCTTTACAAAAAGGTACGacaatgttttcaatttttctagtctattatgatattttcttcaACTGACAGTTAGATtgataattatttacatgtatatctaacaATTTAAATTCCTGGAAGTATTATAGtatattgtattaaattaaaacataatactTGTCGACAAACTGGCTTTTATATATTTCGTTTCGATgagttattttgttaaaaaaaagagcTCTCTTTGATACTTGGGTTTTTGTCAATATGCATAAGGAAAAccaattatgtacatgtaccacatgtatattattaatgGTATCTATTTGCATTAAAGCAATGTACCGGATGATTTACCTGACAGAACACATTCAAAGAATTTATCCTCGGAATATCTCTTGTGTTTACATGTCTGGTTGATTTTACAGGTTGAGTTCGAACAAGCTCCAGCCAGCTCCTAAATGTTAAAGGTGAATcttcattattaaataaaccCCTTAAAATCacagtaaaattttaatgatcaaacgtgcaatttattaaatatgaaatatgatagttatggatggactaacTGAACGTGTATAACAATGTTCACATGTACTGATAGTTTGACTTGGTATATTTGTTAGTACGTTGACGTCATAGAGCGACGCGTTTGTTTTAACAACGCATACGGCTATTACTACGCGCAACAcagcaaaatttaaatatattctaaTTAAATCAGTGGTTTAGAAAATGggttatttaatacactttATTGCTAAAACGGGGCAGTCGAAGCCCAATACGATAAAATCACAATGTTTGCGCCAAATTGGGCACTTTTTTTATCGGCGATAACTCGAGAACTAGCCTAACACTCGCCGTAGTTTTCACTTCTATTCCATttgataaaacagaaatataaaCAGTTATCCTCCACTTTGTAATCATTAAAAAGGTAACTCGTCAATTAATATTCTAACTGAACGTTAACCtgcagtaccgatcagacccagcctatttaaaaattaaaagtataatcctgatttttaaattaaatcactATGCTCACTATATCTATTTTATCAAGAAAAAGTACATATCACAATAATTgtcttaaaattcaaattacataaaaatgattccatagtatTGTCGCAGACAATATAAATAGTAAATAGCCATTTAAAATTGTGCTGTATAAATAGTTTGTCTTGGGATAGAGTATAGATATTAGTTAATATAGATTCTAACACATTTACCTTAGGCCAATGCTCCTTTTCACTGTACACCCATCCAGCACTCTCCATGTACCTAGTCTCTGCTGTCGTCTTATTTTCGTAATTGATTTCACAGAAATTAGCCCCTTTGAAATAGTTGACAGATTTACATCGTGGTGTTACTAGACATTCTATCACACAGTCCAAGAAACTGAGTTCTGGGAAGGATTGGATCAGTTTCCTGTCCAGTCTGTGTCCTCGCTGAAGTTTAGAAAAGCCCAGTTGCAGGCTGCCATA encodes:
- the LOC105332330 gene encoding uncharacterized protein; translated protein: MLLFQIISCPWFLISFLVPCYGSLQLGFSKLQRGHRLDRKLIQSFPELSFLDCVIECLVTPRCKSVNYFKGANFCEINYENKTTAETRYMESAGWVYSEKEHWPKELAGACSNSTCKINQTCKHKRYSEDKFFECVLSDCGIPDQNGIDLNTTRREDAIGIHRRIHASCADGYTQSGSGWLICQSNGEWKYDIVCTDVNECQHDPCFNGANCTNTPGSFNCTCDAGWTGIVCDEVLTNMAFGKPAKQSTTQNEYKAAYAVDGNRGTNVGVDKCAHTRDSDSSPWWMVDLQAVYSITSVRILNRGIDQYGDVSYKLRDVTVTVGLTESDVNTPCGFFAGPGTASQLVVIDCPTSTQGRFVKISKTSEALTLCEVDVLGVPV